The window CTTTCAGCCCCTTCCTCTCGCTGAAAGGCAGGCAGAAAGAGCCGCGTATAGCCCGCAGGCAGGATGGCAGCGACGGCGCGTCCTGCCAGAGGCAGCATCTCACCCGCCGCCGTCATTCCCATCGCCGCGCGCTCGGGCAGGAACATCAAGTCCGCCGACTCGGGCAGAGGAATGAGGTCGGCAGGCGCAAGCGGCACGAGTGTATCACCCGAGCGTCCCAATCCCGCGATACCCGGCGCATCGAAGATCGCCCCGTCCTCATCGGCATAGAGCGCACGTATTTCCGCCTTCATGCTTCGCCCTCCTGCCTCTCGGTCTGCGGTACAGCGCTGCCTTTCTCTGCGTTTTCCTTCTCATGCGCTTCCTGCTTTACCGCCTTCTTCTTGCGCGGGTTGTAGCGATTCATCGCCATGTCGATGCCATCCGTCACGATGCACTCGACGGCGGGCAATAAATAAGAAATCGCCTCTTGAATCTTCGGCGCGTCGTCTGCAGGAAAAGGCGCAAGCACATGTTTGACGACCGTCCAGCCGGGCAAAGGACGCCCGATGCCAATGCGCACACGCGAGAAGTCCTCCGAACCGATGTGCGCGAGAAGCGACTTGATACCGTTATGACCGCCCGCACTTCCCTTGCGCCGCAGACGGATCGTGCCTGCCGCGATGTCCATGTCGTCGTGCGCGACGATCAAATCCTCAGGAGTGAGCTTGTACCAATCGAGCAGAGGGCCTACCGCTCGTCCGCTTTCATTCATATAGGTCAAAGGCTTGACGAGCAGCACCTTCTGTGCGCCGATGCGCCCTTCGGCTGTAAGCGCATTGAACTTCTCACGCCAAGCATCGACACCAAGTCTTTCAGCCAAGGCGTCGACAAGCATAAAGCCGACATTGTGCTTCGTACGTGCATACTCCGCCCCGGGATTTCCGAGACCGGCAATGATCTTCATCGTATTCCTCCGAACGTTTCTAAACACTCGCCGCAAAACGCTGCGGCAAGTCCGCTATCACGATTCTACCGCACGAAATGCGCCTTGTCAAAATAAAGCCTTTGCACCTACGCGAAAAACAGGTAGAATGAAATGAGATTCTTCACCATACAAGGAGGCAAAACCATGAACCATCTGGAAGAGGCAAAACTTCTGCGACAAGAGCCGGGCGGCCGTCACTACAACTGCGCGCAGTCGCTCCTCGTTCCCTTCGCCGCCGAAATCGGCATGGAAAAGGAAGCAGCCGACGCTCTCGGCGTGTTCTTCGGCGCGGGCATGATGCACGGCTCCGCCTGCGGCACATTGACCGCCGCGCTGATGATCCTCGGCAAAGCGGGCAAGAACAAGGAAACGGCGAAGAAGCTTGTTGACGACTTCCTCGCCGCCCACGGCACGACGGACTGCCGATGTCTTCTCGCCGCCGCAGAAGAAAAAGGCATTGCACGCAAAGAAAACTGTGACGGACTTGTTTTTGACATGTGCCAAAAGCTTGCGGCACTTCTGACTGAAACAAAGTGACCCTATGCCGCTCATCCGTATCACAGCGCAGCACCATGACCAGAGGAGACTTCGATGGCAAAAAGACCGCAGGAAAACATCTTGAAAAACATAGAAACTCTCGACGAGATCGCCGAGCCTCTCTTGCGCTGGTTTCATAGCGAAAAACGCGCACTGCCGTGGCGTGAGGAGCCTACGCCGTACCGCGTGTGGGTGTCCGAGATCATGCTGCAGCAGACGCGCGTCGAGGCGGTCAAACCGTACTTCGAACGCTTCGTCGCCGCGCTGCCCGACGTACGCGCTCTCGCCCGAGCCGACGAAGACACTCTGATGAAGCTCTGGGAAGGTCTCGGCTACTACAGCCGCGCGCGCCACCTGCAATCTGCCGCGCGTCTCATCTGCAGCGACCATGGCTGCAAGATTCCCGCGCGCTTCGACGACCTGCTCACTTTGCCCGGCATCGGCCGCTACACAGCAGGCGCCGTCGCCTCCATCGCCTTCGGCGAGCGCCGTCCTGCCGTCGACGGCAACGTGCTGCGTGTCATCATGCGCCTCCTCGCCTGCCCAGCCGACATCTTAAAGGAGAGCACGAAACGCGCTGTCGAGGAAGCACTGATCGCGCGTCTGCCCAAAAATGTTGGAGACTTCAACCAAGCCTTGATGGAGCTCGGCGCCCTCATCTGTCTGCCGCGCGGCGCCGCACGCTGTCCCTCCTGTCCTCTTGAACGCCTATGCCTCGCCAAGGAAGCCAATCTGCAGGCGGAATTGCCCCAAAAAACGCCGCCCAAAAGGCGGCGCACGGAAAAACTCACGATCTTCCTGCTGGCGAAAAACGATAAAATCGCCCTCAAAAAGCGTCCCTCACAAGGACTTCTCGCGGGGCTTTGGGGTTTCCCCGCCATGGAAGGACACCTCAAAAAGAAAGAAGCGGAGGAGGCGCTACAAGCCATCGGCCTTATCCCCGCAAAACTCCACGCGCTCCCCGCCGCACAGCACATCTTCTCCCATATCACATGGCAAATGGTCGGCTGGCACGTCGAACTGGCGGAAACGTCGAGCGATGAACCATCCGCTGCGACGAAATCCTCGCCTGCTTCAACCGAAGCCGTCGAGTCCAATGCACGCCCTGCCTCCCTGTGCCTCCACGAAGCCACCGCTCCCTACGATGCTCAGACAAAAACGCCACCGCTTCTCTGGGCGACGGCACAGGAAATCGCCGACATTTACAGCGTGCCTGCCGCCTACCGCAGCTACTTTCCTTATCTTCAAGCACCGGACGGGGCGTCGTCCTGATTATTTCGGCAAAACATCCTGCTTTCGCGGCTCTACAATATTTACCAGCAGCTGATTCAGCCGGCTGCACAGCTCCGCCTCATTCCGTACAAGACAGTCCGCCACAGAAAGGACGCTCTGCGCCGGCTCATGCGTCAATCCCGAGGCGATGGCAATGTCCGCGGCACGCATCGCCTCCACATCGTTATGACCATCGCCAATGAAGACGACGCGATGCCCTGCGGCACGATATTTTTCAACGACGGTTTCTTTCTTTATGATATTCATAAGCTCTACTACTCGGTTGTTCTCTATCTTTCCCTCGGAGCAGTAGGCTTCGCAGCCAATTCGTGCGACGAGTTTCGCGACCCAGCACGAAAGATTTCCCGTAGCGATAGCGCAATGCGCACGATTCTTCCGAATGAACTTCACGATCGGCTCATGAAGTTCCACCCCCTCCAAAAGTGCATCAATCTCATCGATCGGCAGCTTCCCAAGAAGGAAGACGCGCCGAATGAATGATTCGACAAAAGGGACATGCCCCATGACTGTCTGCCGCGTAAGTTTTTCAATCTCTTCTTCCATCGAAAAATGTTTGGCAATAACAGGAAGCGTCTCTTCCTTCGTAATCGTTCCGTCGAGGTCGAAAATAAACTTTGTCATGACTCCGTCTCCCGCCCCTTTCTCATATTGCCTTTCCATGTTAAGCTATCGCGCACGGAAAAGCAAGGGAATATGTATCAGCGCTATGTCATAGAAAGTCTTTAGCAAAAACGATTCCCATGCAAAGGCAGCCGTCGAACACAGCAGAGAATGTATGCCTAAACGTTTACAGATATATGTCTCCATGGTATAATAAGCCTA of the Selenomonas sputigena genome contains:
- the pth gene encoding aminoacyl-tRNA hydrolase, which codes for MKIIAGLGNPGAEYARTKHNVGFMLVDALAERLGVDAWREKFNALTAEGRIGAQKVLLVKPLTYMNESGRAVGPLLDWYKLTPEDLIVAHDDMDIAAGTIRLRRKGSAGGHNGIKSLLAHIGSEDFSRVRIGIGRPLPGWTVVKHVLAPFPADDAPKIQEAISYLLPAVECIVTDGIDMAMNRYNPRKKKAVKQEAHEKENAEKGSAVPQTERQEGEA
- a CDS encoding C-GCAxxG-C-C family protein, which translates into the protein MNHLEEAKLLRQEPGGRHYNCAQSLLVPFAAEIGMEKEAADALGVFFGAGMMHGSACGTLTAALMILGKAGKNKETAKKLVDDFLAAHGTTDCRCLLAAAEEKGIARKENCDGLVFDMCQKLAALLTETK
- the mutY gene encoding A/G-specific adenine glycosylase — translated: MAKRPQENILKNIETLDEIAEPLLRWFHSEKRALPWREEPTPYRVWVSEIMLQQTRVEAVKPYFERFVAALPDVRALARADEDTLMKLWEGLGYYSRARHLQSAARLICSDHGCKIPARFDDLLTLPGIGRYTAGAVASIAFGERRPAVDGNVLRVIMRLLACPADILKESTKRAVEEALIARLPKNVGDFNQALMELGALICLPRGAARCPSCPLERLCLAKEANLQAELPQKTPPKRRRTEKLTIFLLAKNDKIALKKRPSQGLLAGLWGFPAMEGHLKKKEAEEALQAIGLIPAKLHALPAAQHIFSHITWQMVGWHVELAETSSDEPSAATKSSPASTEAVESNARPASLCLHEATAPYDAQTKTPPLLWATAQEIADIYSVPAAYRSYFPYLQAPDGASS
- a CDS encoding HAD family hydrolase; this translates as MTKFIFDLDGTITKEETLPVIAKHFSMEEEIEKLTRQTVMGHVPFVESFIRRVFLLGKLPIDEIDALLEGVELHEPIVKFIRKNRAHCAIATGNLSCWVAKLVARIGCEAYCSEGKIENNRVVELMNIIKKETVVEKYRAAGHRVVFIGDGHNDVEAMRAADIAIASGLTHEPAQSVLSVADCLVRNEAELCSRLNQLLVNIVEPRKQDVLPK